DNA sequence from the Bradyrhizobium sp. CIAT3101 genome:
CCGCCACGCTGATGCTGCGCGACAGCACGCGCCCGCCGCGGAAGAGTTCCGCCCATTCATCCCAGGGCGCGAAGGACTACGATCCGGGCAGTGCGACGCCAGTCAGCTCGCGCAGCCTGCCGACCAGACCGTCCTGAAACCCGGCGTCCGTTGCTTCGCTGGCCGGCTGCTGCTCCTGTAAATTATGCCAATAGCGACCACTGACCAACGCGGCGGGGTCGTTGCTTACGGCTAACCAGGTTTGTGTCTTCTGTCCTGTCGCGATATCGACCGGGGCGCCTGAGCCGCCCATCCTTGTGCGCGCCCAGCCGGGATCAACCGCGTTGCTCAGGACCTGCGGCCAACGTCGCGCCAGCGCGAACGCAAGCGCAACGACGTGAAGCTTGCTCTCGGCATAAGCCTTTGCGGCATCCCAGGACCTCTTCGTCCAGTCGAGATCATTCAGCGACCCCTCCCCGCCGCGATGCAAGCCGCTGCTGAGATAGACCAATCTGGCGGGGCGCTCGATCAGCGCCGTCAATATGTAGGGCGCAACGGTGTTGATCGCCAATGTGCTCGCATGGCCTTCCAGAGTCGAACCTCGATTCGGCTGCGTGTAGATACCGGCGTTGTGAATGACGGCATCCATGCGCCCGATCGCGTTCACCTGATCCGCGATGCTCCTGGTCTCGGTGCCGTTCTGGAGATCGCCGATCACAACAGCCTCAGCGCGAGGGGCGAGCTCTTCGAGCGCCGCGGCGCGATCGGCCGAACGTGCGTGCAGCACCACGCGGTGACCTTGGTCGAGGAGCGATTGCGCCGCCGCCCGGCCAAGCCCGTCGGTGCTGCCAGTGATGAAAACGATTGCCATGCGGTGCTCCTCTGGGCGCTTCAGGCCTACACTCCACCGATGGCATCTGCGGGGCAAGCTGCTTGACTGACGGCCGCATTGCGAGCTTGGGGATTATCCTATCGTCGTGGATGATTGAACTTTCCGTCCATCAGATACCCCAGCGTAGCGCCGCGGTATGCACCTGGGCATCCCACAATTCTTTCGACTGGCCATCGAGCACGGAGACAGTGATGGAGGCACCCGCCATATCCAGGGACGTCACATAGGAACCGGTCAAGAAACGTGTCGCCGTGATCCCCGCCCCGTCCAGAATGCGCTTGGCGCTATTGACCATCAGATAGAGTTCGATCAGTGGCGTTGCGCCGAACCCGTTGACCAGAAGCAGAACCTCGCTGCCCTTGCTCGGCGCAAGATCACCCAGGATCGCATTGAGCATCTCGGCAGCGATGGCATCGGCGGACGCCAGCGGCACCCTGCGGCGACCCGGCTCGCCGTGAATGCCGACACCCATTTCCATTTCATTGTCGGCCAGGGTGAAATTCGGCCGGCCCGCCGCCGGAACGGTGCACGGCAGGAGCGCCACGCCCATCGAGCGTGTGCGCCGATTCACGTCATCGCCGAGCGTCTTGAGCGCGGCAAGCGGCATGCCTTTTTCGGCCGCGGCACCGACCATCTTTTCCACGATCAGCGTGCCTGCAACACCGCGCCGACCGGTCGTGTAGGTCGACTTCTCGACCGCGACGTCGTCGTTGGTCACCACGCTGGCGATCTCGCGACCGGCCATCTCGGCGGCCATGGTGAAATTCATCACATCGCCTTCGTAGTTCTTGACGATGAAGAGCACACCCGCCTCGGTGTCGACGGCCTCGGCCGCCTCGATCATCTGATCCGGCGTCGGCGAGGTGAAGACCTGGCCCGGACAGGCGGCATCGAGCATGCCGACACCGACGAAGCCCGCATGGAGCGGTTCATGGCCGGAGCCGCCGCCCGAGATCAGCGCGACCTTGCCCGGCTTCAGGGTACGGCGGCGCACGAACTTCCTGTCGGCACCGAGCAGCAGGATATCGGCATGCGCCGCAGCCAATCCGTCGAGACTCTCTTCGAGCACCGCATCCGTGCTGTTGATCAGCTTTTTCATGGCGTCCTCCCGGTTATCTTTTTTGCAGTCACAATTCGTCAGCCGATGCTCTCGGCGTAGCGTGCGAGCTGGGCAGCGAAGTCGACGATGAGCTGCTCGAGCGCGCGATTCTTCTTGTCGTCACCGAGATCGGGCACCGTCACGGTCACGACGCGGGTGCGCGCCTCGCGATGGGCGCCGCGCAACCGTCCCGGATGTGCGCGACCATAGGCTTCGAGGAAAGCCGCACGCTCGGCACCGGCGAGATGGCAGACCTCGAAGATGATGGGGACATGCTTCGCCGGAATCGGCACCAGATAGGCCGGATTGGTGATCTGGCTGACGAAGGAGCGGTTCTTGCCGAGCGCCGCCGCGAGCTTCAACCGCGTACCGGACGGCCGGTTGTCGAGGGCCCGCCGCAGGATCAGTTTGTAGTCCGCGACGTTGCTGTCGCCCGGCCGGCTTGTGTCCTCGCCTGCGTCGTCGCTCATGCGGTCACCCCGGCGATGGCAGCCTTGAGCCGTGCCACCGCAATCGGCGAGACCGAGAGCGTCGTCAGGCCCGTCGCCAGTAGCGCTTTCGTCAAGCGCGTATCGGCCGCCGCATCGCCGCAGAGCGAGACCTCGACGCCGCGCTTGCGCCCGGCCTCGACGGTCCGCGCGATCAGCGCCAGCACCGCGGGATGACCGGCATCGTTGAGGTCAGCGACAGCGCCGATGTCGCGCGCCGCAGCCATCGTATATTGGGTCAGGTCGTTCGACCCGATGGAATAAAATGCAGCGCCAAAATCCTCCGCACAGAGCGCTGCCGCCGGGACCTCGACCATGATGCCGAGCGGTGGCCGCGCGCAGGCGATGCCTTCTGCCGTCAGCGTCGCAAACTCCGCATCCAGCATGGCGTTGGCACGATCGAGCTCGGCGGGAACCGCAATCATCGGCAACATCACCTTCAACGTGCCATGGACGGCCGCACGGCACAGCGCCCGCAACTGCACGCGAAACACCTCCGGCCGCGCAAGCGAGAGCCGGATCCCGCGCAGGCCCAGAAACGGATTGCGCTCGCTATCGACCGTCAGGCCGGCAATTGGCTTGTCACCGCCGGCATCGAGCGTGCGGATCGTCACCGGCCGCCCCGCAGCCCATTCGAGAATGCGTCGATAGACCGCGTATTGCGCATCCTCACCGGGCAGGCCCCTCGATCCCTCGAACAGAAATTCGGTCCGCACGAGTCCGATGCCGTCGCAAATAGCGGGATCGAGGCTTACGACATCTTCGGGCGCTGCGACGTTGAGAAGGACGGCGATGCGCCGGCCGTCGGCCGTCACAGCCGGCTTGAGGCGGCCCGCGTCGGCAGCGATCTGCGCTGCATTCGCCGCCGCCATCCGATGCTCGAACAGGCGGCGCGTTTCGGGCTGGGGATCGAAAATCACGGTGCCGGTATCGCCGTCGACAAGCGCCAGCGACGGCGGCTGTCCGTTCCATGGCAATGGACCCAATCCGACCACCATGGGAGCGCCGCGCGATCGCGCGAGCATCGCGACATGCGACGACGGCGATCCGCTCGCGAGCGCAATGGCGCCACCGCGGGTCCAGTCGACTGCCAGGAATGTCGACGGCGAAATATCATCGCCCGTGACGACGGAATCACCGGAGATCCTTGCGACCTGATCCGCGCCGTTCAAACCCGCAAGCACGCGATCGCGAATGTCGACCAGATCGGCAGCACGAGCCCTGAAATATTCCTCATCCGCGGCGCGATAGCCCGCAATCTCCACGTCCAGCGCTGCGCACCAAGCCTCATCGGCAGCCGTGCCGCCCGCAATGGCTTCGTAAGCTCCCTCCGAAAGCGCATCGTCACCGAGCATCGCGACCTGGAATTCCAGGATCTCCGCGGCTTCGCCATGAACCGTCGCGATCAGTTCGGCGAGCTCTGTGGCTGCCCCATCGATCGCCGCCTTCAGCGCCGCGGCCTCCTGCGTGGGATCACCCTTGGTCACCCTGCTCGCCACAGCACTCGTCAGCACGGCGACCGGGCCGATGGCGAGGCCAGGCGAAGCAGGATGGCCGGTGAGATGGATCTCGCCCACGACTTTACGCCTCGCCGAAACCATCATGCACCAGCGCCAGCATGGCTGCGAGCGCCGCGTCACCATCGGGACCGGCGACGCGGAAATGCAGCGTTGCACCTTGCGGTGCTTTCACACGCATCACCTTCACCGGGCTCTTGGCGTCGGTCCAGGGTCCGTCGGCAGCAAGCGCGATTTCGATCTTTGCGGCAAAGCCCTTTGCCAATTGCGTGAGCTTCACCGATGGCCGCGCGTGCAGGCCGACCGGATTGACAAGGACCGCGAAAGCGGTCAGCGGCGCAAACGTCTGGGCAGCCCGGTTGGCGTTGGCATCATGCATAGAATTCCTCCGCACTGCGCTTGACGGCGGCAAGCGACGAGCCGCCCGAAGATTCGGTCGCAGCAATCACAGCCCCCTCGACCACCGGGGCATTACAAACCAGCACGCGCGCGCGCCGATCTTCGGGGAGCATCTCGACCGCCATCTCCGAATTGGTCTCGGCACCGCCGAGATCGACGAGGATCGCGACGCCCGCCGGTGACCAGGCTTTCTCGATCGCATCGAGAATTCCTGCAACGTTCGTACCGAGCCCACCGTCGACATCCCCGCCGGTCCAGGCCAGCGGCACGGCATCCCCGACCATCTGGCGCACCATATCGGCCGCGCCTTCCGCGATCTTCGGCGAATGCGACACGATGACAATTCCGACATTGCTCATGTATTGACCTCGAACTCCAGTGTCTCAACTGCTGCGCCGATCAGAAGGGACGCCGAGCGCGAGCCCGGGTCCATATGACCGATGGAACGTTCCCCGAGAAACGACGCGCGGCCGCGAATCGCTTGCATCGGCGTGGTACGATCGGCCGCTTGCACGGCCTCCGCCGCGATCGCCCTGGCGTCGCCGCCTCCCGCCAACACGGCGTGAACCGGCACGAGCACATCCAGCAGCGTCTTCTGCCCTGCCTCGGAACGGCCGCGCGCCTTGACGGCCTCGATCGCTTTCTCCGTCGCCGCGACCAGATCGGCCCGGCTCGGCTGCTCCGGAAGCGCCTTGCCCAGTTCCATGAAGAAGGTCCCGACCAGCGGCCCCGAGGCGCCGCCGACCTTCATGACCAGGGTCATTCCGATCGCCTTCAGCATCTCCGGGAGCGACTTGTCGGCAAGGCCCGGCAATGTCGCCAGCACCGCCTCGAAACCGCGCTTCATGTTCAGCCCGTGATCCCCATCGCCGATCGCCTGGTCAAGGCTCGTCAATTCGTCCGCGTGTTCAATCACGGCTCCTGCGAGCGCTCGCACCAGTCTTTCTCTGGCTACCCGATCAAGGCTCATGCCGCTACCCTCCAGCCCATCGCATCGAAAAACAGCGGTCTGTTCAGACGGAGCGACACCATATCTCCGGCGCCGAAGCCCGCCTCGGGATCCGCCAGGGTCACGACCGGCCGGCCGGCGAGGTCGAGATGGAGATGGCTCTGGTCGCCGAGATGTTCGACCCGCTTAACGGTCGCCGACACGTCACCACCGCCGCGCGCAATCGTCAGGTGCTCGGTCCGCGCGCCGACCGTCTCGGCGCCGGCCGGGGCGCCACCGAACAGGGCAGCCGGCAGCAGATTGATCGTTGGCTGGCCCAGCCTTGCTGCGACATGCGCATTGATCGGGTTCTCGTAGATCTCGCGCGGCGTGCCGATCTGCATCAGCCGTCCGCCTTCGATCACGCCAATGCGCGAGGCCATGGTCATCGCTTCGGTCTGGTCGTGAGTGACATAGAGGATCGTCGCGCCGAGATCGACCTGGATCCGCTTGAGCTCGAGGCGCAGCTCGCCGCGAAGCTTGGCATCCAGCGAGGAAAGCGGCTCGTCCATCAGATAGATCGAGGGCGAACGGACCAGGGCGCGACCGATCGCGACGCGCTGCATCTGTCCGCCCGACAGCTGCGTCGCCTTGTTGTCCAGCTTGGTTTCGATGTGAAGCAGACGCGCCACCTCCTGCACCTTCGCGCGGATATCCGCCTCCGGCACGCGGCGGGTCGGCGCGCGCAACGCGAAGGCCATGTTCTCGAACACGGTCAGATGCGGATACAGCGAATATTGCTGGAAGACAAAGGCGACGTCGCGGTCGGCCGGTGCATCGCCGGTCACGTCGCGCCCATCGATCCGGATCGAACCGCTGTCCGGCTGCTCCAATCCAGCAATCAAGCGCAAGGCCGTGGTCTTGCCGGCGCCTGTCGGCCCGAGCAACGCGACGAACTCGCCGTCACCAATGGTCAGCGACAGATCGCTCAAGGCTTGCGTCTTGCCGAACGCCTTGGAGACGGCGTTGATCTCGACCTCAGCCATGCGTGCCTCCTTCATGCAGCGCGGTGCGAATCGCCCGGCCCGATGCCTTGTCGAAGATCGACAGCGTATCGGGCCGGAAGTCGAGCCCGACAGTCTCGCCGGTCCGGAACGATCTGCTGCTGGGTGAGCGGGCCTTGAGTGCGCCGTAATGCGTCGTCACGGTCACGATCTGCGTCGTGCCGAGATATTCCGTCCCATAGACCTCGCCGCGAACCATGCCGCGATCGGTGAAGCGCACGTGCTCTGGCCGTACCCCGAGCACGAGCTCGCTTTCCGCCATCGCCTCGCGCGCAGCTGGAATGGCAACGTCTCGCTCGCCTAGCCTAATCGCGTCTGCGCCTGTCTGCAGGCCTCCGCGGAACGGGAGGAAATTCATGGGCGGCGAGCCGATGAAATCCGCGACGAACAGCGAAGCCGGCCGGTCATAGATGTCGCGCGGGCTTGCGACCTGCTCGACGACGCCGTTGTTCATCACCGCGATCCTGTCGGCCATCGCCATGGCCTCGAGCTGGTCATGCGTAACATAGACGGTCGTCGCACCCAGCCGGTCATGCAGAGACCGCAGCTCGTGAATCATGGCCTCCCGCATCTCGGTATCGAGTGCGCCGAGCGGCTCGTCCATCAGAAAACATTTCGGCTTGCGCACGATCGCTCGTCCAAGCGCGACACGCTGACGGTCGCCGCCGGCAAGTCCCGATACCGATCGATCGAGGAGATGGGAGATCCGCAGGATGCGCGCGGCCTCGACGACCCGCCGGTCGCGCTCGGCGGCACTGATCCCTTCGCATTTCAAGGGAAAACCGATATTGCGGCGGACATTCATGTGCGGATAGAGCGCGAAGAGCTGGAACACGAAGGCGATGTCGCGCGCCGATGCGCGGTTCATCGTCACGTCTTCGCCATCGAGCCGGATGGTGCC
Encoded proteins:
- a CDS encoding SDR family NAD(P)-dependent oxidoreductase translates to MAIVFITGSTDGLGRAAAQSLLDQGHRVVLHARSADRAAALEELAPRAEAVVIGDLQNGTETRSIADQVNAIGRMDAVIHNAGIYTQPNRGSTLEGHASTLAINTVAPYILTALIERPARLVYLSSGLHRGGEGSLNDLDWTKRSWDAAKAYAESKLHVVALAFALARRWPQVLSNAVDPGWARTRMGGSGAPVDIATGQKTQTWLAVSNDPAALVSGRYWHNLQEQQPASEATDAGFQDGLVGRLRELTGVALPGS
- the dhaK gene encoding dihydroxyacetone kinase subunit DhaK; translated protein: MKKLINSTDAVLEESLDGLAAAHADILLLGADRKFVRRRTLKPGKVALISGGGSGHEPLHAGFVGVGMLDAACPGQVFTSPTPDQMIEAAEAVDTEAGVLFIVKNYEGDVMNFTMAAEMAGREIASVVTNDDVAVEKSTYTTGRRGVAGTLIVEKMVGAAAEKGMPLAALKTLGDDVNRRTRSMGVALLPCTVPAAGRPNFTLADNEMEMGVGIHGEPGRRRVPLASADAIAAEMLNAILGDLAPSKGSEVLLLVNGFGATPLIELYLMVNSAKRILDGAGITATRFLTGSYVTSLDMAGASITVSVLDGQSKELWDAQVHTAALRWGI
- the ptsP gene encoding phosphoenolpyruvate--protein phosphotransferase, with the translated sequence MGEIHLTGHPASPGLAIGPVAVLTSAVASRVTKGDPTQEAAALKAAIDGAATELAELIATVHGEAAEILEFQVAMLGDDALSEGAYEAIAGGTAADEAWCAALDVEIAGYRAADEEYFRARAADLVDIRDRVLAGLNGADQVARISGDSVVTGDDISPSTFLAVDWTRGGAIALASGSPSSHVAMLARSRGAPMVVGLGPLPWNGQPPSLALVDGDTGTVIFDPQPETRRLFEHRMAAANAAQIAADAGRLKPAVTADGRRIAVLLNVAAPEDVVSLDPAICDGIGLVRTEFLFEGSRGLPGEDAQYAVYRRILEWAAGRPVTIRTLDAGGDKPIAGLTVDSERNPFLGLRGIRLSLARPEVFRVQLRALCRAAVHGTLKVMLPMIAVPAELDRANAMLDAEFATLTAEGIACARPPLGIMVEVPAAALCAEDFGAAFYSIGSNDLTQYTMAAARDIGAVADLNDAGHPAVLALIARTVEAGRKRGVEVSLCGDAAADTRLTKALLATGLTTLSVSPIAVARLKAAIAGVTA
- a CDS encoding HPr family phosphocarrier protein, yielding MHDANANRAAQTFAPLTAFAVLVNPVGLHARPSVKLTQLAKGFAAKIEIALAADGPWTDAKSPVKVMRVKAPQGATLHFRVAGPDGDAALAAMLALVHDGFGEA
- the dhaM gene encoding dihydroxyacetone kinase phosphoryl donor subunit DhaM, with translation MSNVGIVIVSHSPKIAEGAADMVRQMVGDAVPLAWTGGDVDGGLGTNVAGILDAIEKAWSPAGVAILVDLGGAETNSEMAVEMLPEDRRARVLVCNAPVVEGAVIAATESSGGSSLAAVKRSAEEFYA
- the dhaL gene encoding dihydroxyacetone kinase subunit DhaL; translated protein: MSLDRVARERLVRALAGAVIEHADELTSLDQAIGDGDHGLNMKRGFEAVLATLPGLADKSLPEMLKAIGMTLVMKVGGASGPLVGTFFMELGKALPEQPSRADLVAATEKAIEAVKARGRSEAGQKTLLDVLVPVHAVLAGGGDARAIAAEAVQAADRTTPMQAIRGRASFLGERSIGHMDPGSRSASLLIGAAVETLEFEVNT
- a CDS encoding ABC transporter ATP-binding protein, with the protein product MAEVEINAVSKAFGKTQALSDLSLTIGDGEFVALLGPTGAGKTTALRLIAGLEQPDSGSIRIDGRDVTGDAPADRDVAFVFQQYSLYPHLTVFENMAFALRAPTRRVPEADIRAKVQEVARLLHIETKLDNKATQLSGGQMQRVAIGRALVRSPSIYLMDEPLSSLDAKLRGELRLELKRIQVDLGATILYVTHDQTEAMTMASRIGVIEGGRLMQIGTPREIYENPINAHVAARLGQPTINLLPAALFGGAPAGAETVGARTEHLTIARGGGDVSATVKRVEHLGDQSHLHLDLAGRPVVTLADPEAGFGAGDMVSLRLNRPLFFDAMGWRVAA
- a CDS encoding ABC transporter ATP-binding protein, with amino-acid sequence MAQIKVEALDKSFGGFHAVKSASFTIEDGQFLCLLGPSGCGKTTTLRMIAGLELPTSGTIRLDGEDVTMNRASARDIAFVFQLFALYPHMNVRRNIGFPLKCEGISAAERDRRVVEAARILRISHLLDRSVSGLAGGDRQRVALGRAIVRKPKCFLMDEPLGALDTEMREAMIHELRSLHDRLGATTVYVTHDQLEAMAMADRIAVMNNGVVEQVASPRDIYDRPASLFVADFIGSPPMNFLPFRGGLQTGADAIRLGERDVAIPAAREAMAESELVLGVRPEHVRFTDRGMVRGEVYGTEYLGTTQIVTVTTHYGALKARSPSSRSFRTGETVGLDFRPDTLSIFDKASGRAIRTALHEGGTHG